AATTACAGATAATGGGAGTTGGACGGTTTTTGTTAATGCTGAAGATGGTTCTATAGTAAATAAATTCAATACCACTCCTACTTTAATTGATACTAAAGGTCAAAAATTACCCAATGCTAAAAAAATTAAAGATGAAGCTAAGAAATCTAGCAATGCAAATAATGTAATCGATGTTCAAGGCCAAACCGTTAAAGGAAAAGGTAGAACTAGTTTAGACGGGATAATAGATATTGATTTAACTTATAAAAACGGAAACTATTATTTAAAAGATAGTAGTAAGAATATTTATGTATATGATTTAAAAAATAAGGTTAGTGCTAATGACTTATCTATGTATATCAGAGATTATTACTATGGGGGACCTCATTATAAACAAAGATTACTGTCTAAATCCGAACTAGTATCTAATCAAAGTAATAATTTCGTAAATGCCAATCAAGCTAATTCTATAGACGCTTATGTAAATATGGGAAAGACCTATGATTATTATAAAAATAATTTAAACAGAAACAGCATTGATGGTAATGGTATGAATGTTAATGGATTTGTCCATATTGGTAAAAATTTTGGTAACGCTTTTTGGTTCGGGCCATATGATAGTATGTTCTTTGGTGATGGTGATGGAGTATACTTCTCTTCTATAGCAAAAGCTTTAGATGTTGTGGGACATGAACTGAGCCATGGTGTAACTAATAAAGAATCTAATCTTAAATACGAGAATGAATCTGGAGCTTTAAACGAATCATTCTCAGACATTATGGGAGTAGCTGTTGAGGGTAAAAACTTTATAATAGGTGAAGATTGCTGGGTAGCTGACGGCGTAATGAGAGATATGAAGGATCCATCTAGAGGAGACCAACCAGCACACATGAAAGATTATAGATATATGCCTAACGATCAAGAAAATGACAACGGTGGAGTTCATGCGAACTCAGGTATAATAAACCATGCTGCTTATTTAGTTGCAGATGGAATAGAAAAAACTGGTGCAAAAAATAGTAAAGATATTATGGGAAAAATATTCTATACAGCTAATTGTTATAAATGGGATGAGACAACAAATTTCGCTAAATGCAGAAATGACGTAGTTCAAGTTACTAAAGAACTTTATGGTGAAAATAGCAACTATGTAAAAATTGTTGAAAAAGCTTTTGACCAAGTTGGAATAACTGCTACACCTCAATTACCATTATAATAAGAGTCTCATCAAATCTATTAAATATGTCTATATGAAAAACTAAATTTAAATAAATAAGATGATTTCTATTCAAGTAAGAAATCATCTTATTTATATATATTGATTATATTGGGGGTTAAGATATTCATGAAAAGCAAGAAATTATTAACTATACTTTTAAGTGCTATAATAACAGCTTCATCAATCTCATCCGTTTACGCTGCTGGGCCTGTAGGAATAAAAAATAAATACCAACCAAAAACTACCACCATATTCTGGGAAAAAGGCAAACAAAATAATAAGAAATCTGCCACTAATATAGCTTCAAAAAAATTCAACAATTTCGAAGAAATAAACCAGTTCTTTCAACAAAATATATCTAGGTTTGGTTTAAAAAAAGGCTCTCTTAAAAGTACCAAAACTTTAAAGGATGAAAAAAGGAAAACCCACTATCATACCATTTATCAAGTGGATGGTATCCCTGTATACTATGGAAGAATTGTTTTTACTACTAAAAAAGATTCCACTATAAGCTCTATAAATGGCGGAGTAGATATTTCTTTTGAAAATGAGAATTGGAAAAATAAAATCAAACTATCAAAAAGTGATGCTATAGCAAAAGCTAAAAATAACATTAAATATGAAGAGTTACATGATTCAAAGGCAGACTTATATTTATATAATTTTGAAGGAAAGCCTTATGTTGTTTATTTAGTAGATCTAAGCACAGATACTGGAAATTGGAATATCTTTGTTAATGCTGAAGATGGTTCTATAGTAAATAAATTTAATAATACCCCTACTCTAACTAATACTAGAGATAAGAAATTCATTAGTACTAAAAAAACTAATACTAAAGTTAATAAATCAAATAATGTAGTTGATATTCAAGGCAATACCATTAAAGGGAAAGGTAAAAGCTCTTTAAATGGAATAGTAGATATTGATCTAACTTATAAAGATGGAAAATATTATTTAAAAAATAGCAATAAAAATATTTATGTCTATGATCTAAATAATAAATATGTAAACACTTTTACTACCCCTAGATCTTCTATATTAAAAGCTTCTAAGCTTGTAGAAAATAATAGCAGCGAATTTATAGATGATAAACATATAATTGCTGTAGATGCTTATATAAACTTAGAGAAGACTTATGATTATTACAAAAATAAATTTAATAGAAATAGTATTGATAATAAAGGTATGAATGTTGAAGCCTTTATTCATCATGGTGAAAAATATGCGGGTGCTGAGTGGAGCGAAGATCTTGGTTCCATGCTTTTGGGGGATGGTGATGGAAAAGATAGTTCTCATATGTCAAAGGCTTTAGATGTTGTAGGTCATGAGTTTAGTCATGGTGTAACACATAAAGAATCTAATCTTAAATATGAAAATGAATCTGGTGCTTTAAATGAATCCTTTTCAGATATTATGGGGATAGCTATTAAAGGTACAAATTTTAAATTAGGTGAAGACTGCTGGAAACCAAATACTGAGGAAGCTGGAATAAGAGATATGCAAGATCCATCTAAAAAATACCAACCAGCTCATATGAAAGATTATAGATATATAGATATATTCTATGACAATGGTGGTGTTCATTTAAATTCAGGTATAATAAATCATGCAGCTTACCTAATTGCAGACGGAATAGAAAAATTAGGAGTAAAAAATAGTAAAGACATTATGGCAAAATTATTTTATACAGCTAATTGCTATGAATGGGATGAAACAACAAATTTCTCTAAATGTAGAAATGATTTAATTAAAGTTACTAAAGATCTTTACGGTGAAAATAGTAAATATGTTCAAATCGTAGAAAATGCTTTTGACAAAGTTGGAATAACTGCTACACCTCAATTACCATTATAATAAAATCCCATTAAACCTATAGATATAACTATTTAAAAAACTGATTTTGAATAAATAAGATGATTTCTTATTTGCATAGAAATTATCTTATTTATATATAATAATTATATTATATAATACAATTTTATAATAATTGATAATATAATTATATTGGGGGCTAAGATATTTATGAAAAGCAAGAAATTATTAACTATACTTTTAAGTACTATGATGACTTTTTCACCAGTTTCATCAATTTATGCTACAGGTCCTGTAGGGAAAAAAAGTAAAAGCGAGCCAAAAATTACAACGATATTTTGGGAAAAAAGTAAACAGAACAATAAAAAATCTACAACTAATATAAGTGAAAAAAAATTTAACAATTTCGAAGAAATAAACCAATTCTTTCAACAAAATATCTCTAAATTTGGATTAAAGAAAGGTTCTCTTAAAAGCACAAAAACCTTAAAAGATGAAAAAGGCAAAACTTACTATCATACAATTTACCAAATAGAAAGCATACCTGTATACTATGGAAGAATAGTTTTTACTACTGACAAAGATTCCACTATGAATTCTATAACCGGTAGAGTGGACACTGCTTTTGAAAATGGAAATTGGGAAAATAAAATTAAACTATCAAAAGATGATGCAATAGAAAAAGCTAAAAATAATATTAAATATGAAGGTTTATATGAGTCAAAGACAGACTTATATTTATATAATTTTGAAGGAAATCCTTATGTGGTTTATTTAGTAGATTTAGTTACAGATACGGGAAATTGGAATGTTTTTGTTAATGCTGAGGATGGTTCTATAGTAAATAAATTTAATAATACCCCCTATTCTAATTGATGTTAAAAATTTTTAGAATCAATAAGATGACTTCTACACTAAGTAAAAGTCATCTTATTTAAATTCATCTATATTAATTATAATCTATCTATTTATAATCTTATTTTTCCGCATTTTTTAGATTTTTTATTATATTTTTTCAGTTCTTTTTCTATTTCTTCTATTAAATTATCAAATCTAAAATTCTTTTCTCCTAAAAGTATTTTTGCTGCATCTTCTAAATTTTCCATAGTATATATAGTAAATTCTCCTTTTTTTATAGCTTCTTCTACCTCTTTATTTAGTACCAAATCTTCCCTATTAGTTTCTGGTATCAATATACCCTTCCCTTGTATATCATTTTTGTATTTACACACTTCATAAAAGCCTTCTATTTTGTCATTTACACCACCTATAGGCTGAACTTGACCAAACTGATTTATTGATCCTGTAACTGCTATACTTTGTGTTATAGGCATATTACTTAAGGCTGATAACATAGCTATAGCTTCTGCCACGGAAGCACTATCCCCATCTACCTTTCCATATATCTGTTCAAAGCTTAAATGGAAGTCTACTGGAAGTGTATCATATTTTCCTATAATACTATTTATATACCCTTTTAATATACTTATGGCTTTATTGTGTATATTTCCACTTAAGTCACTTTCCTTTTGAATATCTATAATGTTTCCATTACCCTTATAGCAACAACAAGTTATTCTAATAGGTCTTCCAAAACTTGCATATCCTAAGTCTACTACAGACAAACCATTTACCTGACCAATTTTCTTACCCTTTATATCTATAAATATTCTTTCTTTTTCATATTCTTCCATAACTTCCTTTTCTATCTCTTCTTTTTCATAGGCAACAAATTGAATATCCTCTTTTGTTATAACATCTCTATTTTCAATTTTAGCTCTATTATCTGCTTGTATTAATAATTTGTCTATTTCACATTTATCAAAATAAAATTTATTTTTATTTTCAGCTTTCCTTGATAAATATTTACATACCTCTTTTACCGCTTCTTCATTTAAATTTTTTAAATTTTCACCTTCACAAGTATAATATATATTCTTGAATATCCATTCTTTGCTCTTACTATTTATATCTACTACCTTATTATACTCTGATTTTAATTTGAATATTTTTTTAAAATCTTCGTCATAATTATAAAGTAAATTATAAACTTCATAATCGCCTATAATTATTACCTTTAAATTAGTCTTTATTGGTTCTGGTTTTAATCCCCCTAGAGATAAAAGTTCAAGATATCCTCTATTATAGTCAAAATCTATCTTATCATTTATAAGAGCCTTTTTTAAATAGAAATAAGCTGATCCATTTGTAAGCAAACTATTAGCTCTTACAATTAAACAACCTTCATTAGCTTTTAAAAGTGATCCTGCTTTAATTAAACTAGTATCTGTATAATATACTCCATTTTTGCTTTCATATTCTATACTTCCAATTAAATTGTTTACTGAAGGATTTTCTTCAAATATAACTAAAGGACTTTTATTTAAAGTATTATCTACTATTACATTTACTTTATATTTATATATGCATTTCACTATAGACTCTTGATCATCTTCATAGTTTGAAGTATAGTTTTCTATTAATTCATTTTCTATATTTCTACAAACACTATTTAAAAAGTCTAAAGACTGAATATTATCTTCAAATTCTTTTCTATATTCCTCTTTCAAACTTTTCATTTCCATTTCAAAATAAATTTTCATTATATCCCTTAAATCTTCTAATCCTTTAGTTTCCATATCAGTTAATATTTCTAAATATTTTTCTGCCTTTTCCTTTAATTTAGATACTTTCTCTACTATTTCTTCCTTTTCCTCTTTACTTAAGTCTTCATATTCATTTTCACTTAAAGCTTTGCCATCTCTTATAGGCATAAAAACAAAACCTGATACACCTGTTTTTATCTCAAATCCTTCTTTTTTTGACTCTTCTATAAGTTCATTTACTATTTCATTTCTTTTCTTATCCATACTCTCTAAAATAATTTCTTTTTCTTTATTTGAAGATTTATTATAAAACTCATATATACATTCATTATATTCTTCCTGAATATATTCCAATTTTTCTTTTAATACTTTTCCCATACCATTTTC
Above is a window of Clostridium sporogenes DNA encoding:
- a CDS encoding M4 family metallopeptidase; this translates as MKSKKLLTILLSAIITASSISSVYAAGPVGIKNKYQPKTTTIFWEKGKQNNKKSATNIASKKFNNFEEINQFFQQNISRFGLKKGSLKSTKTLKDEKRKTHYHTIYQVDGIPVYYGRIVFTTKKDSTISSINGGVDISFENENWKNKIKLSKSDAIAKAKNNIKYEELHDSKADLYLYNFEGKPYVVYLVDLSTDTGNWNIFVNAEDGSIVNKFNNTPTLTNTRDKKFISTKKTNTKVNKSNNVVDIQGNTIKGKGKSSLNGIVDIDLTYKDGKYYLKNSNKNIYVYDLNNKYVNTFTTPRSSILKASKLVENNSSEFIDDKHIIAVDAYINLEKTYDYYKNKFNRNSIDNKGMNVEAFIHHGEKYAGAEWSEDLGSMLLGDGDGKDSSHMSKALDVVGHEFSHGVTHKESNLKYENESGALNESFSDIMGIAIKGTNFKLGEDCWKPNTEEAGIRDMQDPSKKYQPAHMKDYRYIDIFYDNGGVHLNSGIINHAAYLIADGIEKLGVKNSKDIMAKLFYTANCYEWDETTNFSKCRNDLIKVTKDLYGENSKYVQIVENAFDKVGITATPQLPL
- a CDS encoding M4 family metallopeptidase, with protein sequence MKSKKLLATVLSAVITLSAVSAVYAAPVGKESKVEPKTTTITWEKNEQNTKKATTDITEKKFNNSGEIAKFFEKNISKFGVQKGSLKSTKTIKDEKGKTNYHMIYEVEGIPVYYGRIVFTTEKDCSMDSINGRIDTVFENGNWKNRIKLSKDNAIAKAKNDIKDEKATSKKADIYLYNFDGKPYVVYLVDLITDNGSWTVFVNAEDGSIVNKFNTTPTLIDTKGQKLPNAKKIKDEAKKSSNANNVIDVQGQTVKGKGRTSLDGIIDIDLTYKNGNYYLKDSSKNIYVYDLKNKVSANDLSMYIRDYYYGGPHYKQRLLSKSELVSNQSNNFVNANQANSIDAYVNMGKTYDYYKNNLNRNSIDGNGMNVNGFVHIGKNFGNAFWFGPYDSMFFGDGDGVYFSSIAKALDVVGHELSHGVTNKESNLKYENESGALNESFSDIMGVAVEGKNFIIGEDCWVADGVMRDMKDPSRGDQPAHMKDYRYMPNDQENDNGGVHANSGIINHAAYLVADGIEKTGAKNSKDIMGKIFYTANCYKWDETTNFAKCRNDVVQVTKELYGENSNYVKIVEKAFDQVGITATPQLPL
- a CDS encoding AAA family ATPase; translated protein: MLRKINSKDLLYNLELNDINIDKTKNYTPEYNPIFEKINLALDIDKPGYNLYLVDDFSKEKLDSIMNFINEKLEKKEKPKDICYVVLEEERYPYSIYLENGMGKVLKEKLEYIQEEYNECIYEFYNKSSNKEKEIILESMDKKRNEIVNELIEESKKEGFEIKTGVSGFVFMPIRDGKALSENEYEDLSKEEKEEIVEKVSKLKEKAEKYLEILTDMETKGLEDLRDIMKIYFEMEMKSLKEEYRKEFEDNIQSLDFLNSVCRNIENELIENYTSNYEDDQESIVKCIYKYKVNVIVDNTLNKSPLVIFEENPSVNNLIGSIEYESKNGVYYTDTSLIKAGSLLKANEGCLIVRANSLLTNGSAYFYLKKALINDKIDFDYNRGYLELLSLGGLKPEPIKTNLKVIIIGDYEVYNLLYNYDEDFKKIFKLKSEYNKVVDINSKSKEWIFKNIYYTCEGENLKNLNEEAVKEVCKYLSRKAENKNKFYFDKCEIDKLLIQADNRAKIENRDVITKEDIQFVAYEKEEIEKEVMEEYEKERIFIDIKGKKIGQVNGLSVVDLGYASFGRPIRITCCCYKGNGNIIDIQKESDLSGNIHNKAISILKGYINSIIGKYDTLPVDFHLSFEQIYGKVDGDSASVAEAIAMLSALSNMPITQSIAVTGSINQFGQVQPIGGVNDKIEGFYEVCKYKNDIQGKGILIPETNREDLVLNKEVEEAIKKGEFTIYTMENLEDAAKILLGEKNFRFDNLIEEIEKELKKYNKKSKKCGKIRL